In Halopelagius longus, a genomic segment contains:
- a CDS encoding extracellular solute-binding protein: MASNHQRREFIKAAALGGVAASAGCLSSVTGGGSDSSGSGGGGGGGGDGNTVEYWEYFHSQSQVAEKLMQSSVEEFQSSTDAQMKMNWASWDDINGGKWKNNIQNGNRPVIYDSTNSLDGQFIEPGWVKPVSEYKDRLSDDALQNIEWAMQMAQSCYRGFDENLYEIPIGLEVGSPFIARADHFEEAGLSIEEDFPPTDYEHLVEVATQLQENGPGDYGFQIYGAQGDVTDEALVTWTASEGGYEGMYLDEEWSDVKYDSDVWKTATKQYVDLYRKHGLSSDKAPTASNEGVAQMLIQGDVSMYQGSTKDLGLFRSRAEEMLKDGTIVFGPSWEGSAGNRGEFFTQCIALMRKPDGVSEDVWSQREELAIQWINKVLSKEFQSEVPRSLATLPVRKDVWESLHEDPALSESNYMSTLETMADGMEHGWSSHPKMNAIQYNIAGPLFQEAVRGQISPEEACTRAAEQIRDQIDL; the protein is encoded by the coding sequence GATTCGTCCGGGTCCGGCGGCGGTGGCGGTGGCGGCGGTGACGGAAACACCGTGGAGTACTGGGAGTACTTCCACTCGCAGTCGCAGGTCGCAGAAAAGTTGATGCAGTCGTCCGTCGAGGAGTTCCAGAGCAGCACGGACGCCCAGATGAAGATGAACTGGGCGAGTTGGGACGACATCAACGGCGGCAAGTGGAAGAACAACATCCAGAACGGCAACCGACCCGTCATCTACGACTCGACGAACTCGCTCGACGGGCAGTTCATCGAACCCGGATGGGTGAAACCGGTGAGCGAGTACAAGGACCGACTGAGCGACGACGCCCTGCAGAACATCGAGTGGGCGATGCAGATGGCCCAGAGTTGCTACCGCGGGTTCGACGAGAACCTCTACGAGATTCCCATCGGACTCGAAGTGGGGTCGCCGTTCATCGCTCGGGCGGACCACTTCGAGGAGGCGGGCCTGTCCATCGAGGAGGACTTCCCGCCGACGGACTACGAGCATCTGGTCGAAGTCGCCACGCAACTGCAGGAGAACGGTCCCGGCGACTACGGGTTCCAGATTTACGGCGCGCAAGGCGACGTGACCGACGAGGCACTCGTCACGTGGACCGCCTCCGAGGGCGGGTACGAGGGGATGTACCTCGACGAGGAGTGGTCGGACGTGAAGTACGACTCCGACGTCTGGAAGACGGCCACGAAGCAGTACGTGGACCTCTACCGGAAACACGGCCTCTCCTCGGACAAAGCCCCGACGGCCTCCAACGAGGGCGTCGCCCAGATGCTCATCCAAGGGGACGTGAGCATGTACCAGGGCAGCACGAAGGACCTCGGGTTGTTCCGGAGTCGCGCCGAGGAGATGTTGAAGGACGGCACCATCGTCTTCGGTCCCTCCTGGGAGGGAAGCGCCGGCAACCGCGGGGAGTTCTTCACCCAGTGCATCGCGCTCATGCGGAAGCCCGACGGCGTCTCCGAGGACGTCTGGAGCCAGCGCGAGGAGTTGGCCATCCAGTGGATAAACAAGGTGCTCTCGAAGGAGTTCCAGTCGGAGGTTCCCCGGTCGCTGGCGACGCTCCCGGTCCGGAAAGACGTGTGGGAGAGCCTCCACGAGGACCCGGCGCTCTCGGAGAGCAACTACATGAGCACCTTAGAGACGATGGCCGACGGGATGGAACACGGCTGGTCCAGCCACCCGAAGATGAACGCCATCCAGTACAACATCGCCGGTCCGCTGTTCCAAGAGGCCGTGCGCGGACAGATATCGCCCGAGGAGGCCTGCACTCGGGCCGCAGAACAGATACGGGACCAGATCGATCTCTGA
- a CDS encoding carbohydrate ABC transporter permease translates to MSTQNRFDFGGRTERYRETLSENWFSYLLILPVLVFLVLLMWLPFAQGVYMSFNDWPFGGDPTWVGLGNYEFLFGWEPFYTSLKATLLFSLTTAFQLGIALVAALAVREIRRGKSLVTGTFLLSYTVPPLVTGTIWAYLLQPDLGPVFGFLTQWGILEETVYWGSQGAAALGVVVFVTTWTFWPFMFLIISASLESIPEEMYESARMYGANRFQTFLRVTLPQLKSAILVALSIRIIWNMTKISQVLQLTNGGPGYDTSILAVLLYRFAYGQGRMGVSYAVGVILLLLTIGFVFVFIREFERTSEGPE, encoded by the coding sequence ATGTCCACCCAGAACCGCTTCGACTTCGGAGGCCGGACCGAACGCTACCGCGAGACCCTCTCGGAGAACTGGTTCTCGTACCTGCTGATACTGCCGGTGCTCGTGTTCTTGGTCCTGCTCATGTGGCTCCCGTTCGCGCAGGGGGTGTACATGAGCTTCAACGACTGGCCCTTCGGCGGCGACCCGACGTGGGTCGGCTTGGGGAACTACGAGTTCCTGTTCGGGTGGGAACCGTTCTACACGTCGTTGAAGGCGACGCTTCTGTTCTCGCTCACGACGGCGTTCCAACTCGGCATCGCTCTCGTGGCGGCGTTGGCCGTGCGCGAAATCCGCCGCGGGAAGAGTCTCGTCACCGGGACGTTCCTCCTCTCGTACACGGTGCCGCCGCTCGTCACCGGTACCATCTGGGCGTACCTGCTGCAACCCGACCTCGGTCCAGTCTTCGGGTTCCTCACGCAGTGGGGGATCCTCGAAGAGACGGTCTACTGGGGGAGTCAGGGTGCCGCCGCCCTCGGCGTCGTCGTGTTCGTGACGACGTGGACGTTCTGGCCGTTCATGTTCCTCATCATCTCGGCCAGTCTGGAGAGCATTCCCGAGGAGATGTACGAGAGCGCGCGGATGTACGGCGCGAACCGCTTCCAGACGTTCCTCCGTGTGACGCTCCCGCAGTTGAAGAGCGCCATCTTGGTCGCACTGAGCATCCGCATCATCTGGAACATGACGAAGATATCGCAGGTGCTGCAGCTGACGAACGGCGGCCCCGGATACGACACGTCGATTCTGGCGGTGCTCCTGTACAGGTTCGCCTACGGACAGGGCCGGATGGGCGTCTCCTACGCCGTCGGCGTCATCCTGCTCCTCCTGACCATCGGCTTCGTGTTCGTGTTCATCCGCGAATTCGAGCGAACGAGCGAGGGCCCCGAATAA